In one Aeromicrobium erythreum genomic region, the following are encoded:
- a CDS encoding acyltransferase family protein — translation MSKRIEFPYLDGLRGLAALSVVLYHTFLYTGERGDAYRAMPTWSWAISSGYVGVAIFIVLSGYLLMLPVATNPEGLRFRRGTWDFVKRRSRRILPPYYFSLLMALVLIWFVPIMGEPRNTQWDTKIPVTTEGLVSHLLMVHNLDRDWFGEINGPLWSVAAEFQIYFIMALVLLPLFRLVPPSLVVLVTAVWTGWLAIGGSYEFMHPWYICLFAAGMWAAQLTLRPGADKVARWVGLALLLAAPVALFVARSAKINHRDWLYKTTYWPEMALGLAVAALLVWAGHVYLRGDRPAVLRLLSSAPLLRLGLFSYTLYLCHSPLIGLANLLLLPLGLSTVTQYFVLTFLVVPVVMVICYGFYLLVERHFLNTRQRHVAEEEQPEGRPAAT, via the coding sequence GTGAGCAAGCGCATCGAGTTCCCGTACCTGGACGGCCTGCGTGGCCTGGCCGCCCTGTCGGTGGTGCTGTACCACACGTTCCTCTACACGGGCGAGCGTGGCGACGCGTACCGTGCGATGCCGACGTGGTCGTGGGCGATCAGCTCCGGCTACGTCGGGGTCGCCATCTTCATCGTGCTGTCGGGCTACCTGCTCATGCTCCCCGTGGCGACGAACCCCGAGGGTCTGCGCTTCCGTCGCGGCACCTGGGACTTCGTCAAGCGACGCAGCCGGCGCATCCTCCCGCCGTACTACTTCTCGCTGCTCATGGCACTGGTGCTCATCTGGTTCGTCCCGATCATGGGCGAGCCCCGCAACACCCAGTGGGACACCAAGATCCCCGTGACGACCGAGGGACTGGTCTCGCACCTGCTGATGGTGCACAACCTCGACCGCGACTGGTTCGGCGAGATCAACGGACCGCTGTGGAGCGTCGCCGCCGAGTTCCAGATCTACTTCATCATGGCGCTCGTGCTGCTGCCGCTGTTCCGGCTGGTGCCCCCGTCGCTGGTCGTGCTGGTGACGGCGGTCTGGACCGGCTGGCTGGCGATCGGCGGCAGCTACGAGTTCATGCACCCCTGGTACATCTGCCTGTTCGCCGCGGGCATGTGGGCCGCGCAGCTGACCCTGAGGCCCGGCGCCGACAAGGTCGCCCGCTGGGTGGGCCTGGCGCTCCTGCTCGCCGCGCCGGTGGCGCTCTTCGTCGCCCGCAGCGCGAAGATCAACCACCGCGACTGGCTGTACAAGACGACCTACTGGCCCGAGATGGCCCTGGGCCTCGCCGTCGCGGCACTGCTCGTGTGGGCCGGCCACGTCTACCTGCGCGGTGACCGTCCCGCGGTGCTGCGGCTCCTCTCGAGCGCTCCGCTGCTGCGGCTCGGCCTGTTCTCCTACACGCTCTACCTGTGCCACAGCCCGCTGATCGGCCTGGCGAACCTCCTGCTGCTGCCCCTCGGCCTCAGCACCGTCACGCAGTACTTCGTGCTGACGTTCCTCGTGGTCCCCGTCGTGATGGTGATCTGCTACGGCTTCTACCTGCTCGTCGAGCGGCACTTCCTCAACACGCGTCAGCGCCACGTCGCGGAGGAGGAGCAGCCCGAGGGACGCCCCGCGGCGACCTGA
- a CDS encoding maleylpyruvate isomerase family mycothiol-dependent enzyme: MAAKPNVTDLAVAERADLHALVTSLSPEEWHRPSLCEGWTVRDVVVHVVSYDELGWSGLPGAFLRGGLRVDAVNQHVLERYADLTVPEVVGLVARSSRPRGLTSGFGGAIALTDGLIHQQDVRRATGRVRTIPEDRLTVALDFALRAPTLPARGHARGLRLVTTDLSWERGDGREVRGPGEALLMAVAGRSQALGELEGDGVATLARRLGAVS; the protein is encoded by the coding sequence ATGGCAGCGAAGCCGAACGTCACCGACCTGGCCGTCGCGGAGAGGGCCGACCTACACGCCCTCGTCACGTCGCTGTCCCCCGAGGAGTGGCACCGGCCGTCGCTCTGCGAGGGCTGGACCGTGCGGGACGTGGTCGTCCACGTCGTCAGCTACGACGAACTCGGCTGGAGCGGCCTGCCCGGCGCGTTCCTGCGGGGCGGCCTGAGGGTCGATGCCGTGAACCAGCACGTGCTGGAGCGCTACGCGGACCTGACCGTCCCCGAGGTCGTCGGCCTCGTGGCGAGGTCGTCCAGGCCGCGCGGGCTGACGTCGGGCTTCGGCGGGGCCATCGCGCTCACCGACGGGCTCATCCACCAGCAGGACGTCCGCCGTGCGACCGGTCGGGTCCGCACCATCCCCGAGGACCGTCTGACGGTCGCCCTGGACTTCGCGCTCAGGGCCCCGACGCTGCCGGCGCGCGGCCACGCCCGGGGGCTCCGCCTCGTCACGACCGACCTCTCGTGGGAGCGCGGCGACGGCCGGGAGGTCCGCGGGCCGGGCGAGGCGCTCCTCATGGCCGTCGCGGGTCGGTCCCAGGCCCTCGGCGAGCTCGAGGGGGACGGCGTCGCCACCCTCGCACGTCGTCTGGGAGCGGTCTCCTAG
- a CDS encoding phage holin family protein has product MSTEPAPGAAQPQDDERSIGAIVGDIADDLSTMVRSELELAKAEVTQEVAKAGKAGGAFGGAAVSGWFALLFLSLFVMYLLDDAMETAWAALIVFGVWTLAAVALALFGRAKARDIRNPIDPTRRNLKEDVSWATNRNS; this is encoded by the coding sequence GTGAGCACCGAGCCCGCACCCGGTGCCGCGCAGCCCCAGGACGACGAGCGCTCGATCGGCGCGATCGTCGGTGACATCGCCGACGACCTCAGCACGATGGTCCGCTCCGAGCTCGAGCTCGCGAAGGCCGAGGTGACCCAGGAGGTCGCCAAGGCCGGCAAGGCCGGCGGCGCCTTCGGTGGCGCAGCGGTCAGCGGCTGGTTCGCGCTGCTGTTCCTGTCGCTGTTCGTGATGTACCTGCTCGACGACGCGATGGAGACGGCCTGGGCCGCGCTCATCGTGTTCGGCGTCTGGACGCTCGCCGCCGTCGCCCTCGCGCTGTTCGGCCGAGCCAAGGCGCGAGACATCCGCAACCCGATCGACCCCACCCGCAGGAACCTCAAGGAGGACGTGTCATGGGCCACGAACCGCAACAGCTGA
- a CDS encoding DUF3618 domain-containing protein, whose product MGHEPQQLTEQDLQESRRNLSRDVDALAEKVSPGRAVHRRVEGARTKVTSAKDKLMGSAQDAGSSLGDATSSAGDSVSGAVDGLTSRAEGSPLAAGLVAFGLGLVVSSLIPPSDKEAQAASRVVDAAKEHAQPVLDEAKDAGQQVAQHLTEEAKHAASDVKESAQESASTVQQQGQEAADAVKDDAPGT is encoded by the coding sequence ATGGGCCACGAACCGCAACAGCTGACCGAGCAGGACCTGCAGGAGAGCAGGCGCAACCTCTCCCGCGACGTCGACGCGCTGGCCGAGAAGGTCAGCCCCGGCCGCGCGGTCCACCGTCGCGTCGAGGGCGCGAGGACCAAGGTCACGAGCGCGAAGGACAAGCTCATGGGATCGGCGCAGGACGCCGGCAGCTCCCTGGGCGACGCCACCTCCTCGGCCGGTGACAGCGTGAGCGGTGCCGTCGACGGCCTCACGTCCCGGGCCGAGGGGAGCCCGCTCGCTGCGGGGCTCGTCGCCTTCGGGCTCGGTCTCGTGGTCTCCTCGCTGATCCCGCCGAGCGACAAGGAGGCCCAGGCTGCGAGCCGTGTCGTCGACGCGGCCAAGGAGCATGCGCAGCCGGTGCTCGACGAGGCCAAGGACGCCGGCCAGCAGGTCGCGCAGCACCTGACGGAGGAGGCCAAGCACGCCGCCTCGGACGTGAAGGAGTCCGCACAGGAGTCCGCCTCGACCGTCCAGCAGCAGGGCCAGGAGGCCGCCGACGCCGTGAAGGACGACGCACCCGGCACCTGA
- a CDS encoding YihY/virulence factor BrkB family protein, translated as MSRHPRTAEPRHSDPDPDDERKPESPTDLGRRSWTYVARKAVREFSDDQCTDLAAALTYYAVLALFPAVIALTSLLGLLGQGRSTIQALLDVVGSVAPASVVDTVRPTIESFADAPGAGIALVVGLLGALWSASGYVNAFGRAMNRVYEIREGRPVWKLRPVMLLVTVVTLVLVALVALALVLTGPVAQAVGDAVGLGSTVVMVWDVAKWPVVVLVVVLVVAILYYATPNVRQPSFRWISVGAAFAIVVWALASLAFGFYVATFASYSSTYGSLAGVVVFLLWLWITNLALLLGAEVDAELERGRELQAGLAAEREIQLPPRDERGIEKAQEKEREDERRGRAIRDEADGRDD; from the coding sequence ATGTCCCGACACCCCCGCACCGCCGAACCTCGACACAGCGACCCCGACCCCGACGACGAGCGCAAGCCCGAGTCGCCGACCGACCTCGGACGTCGCTCGTGGACGTACGTCGCCCGCAAGGCCGTCCGGGAGTTCTCCGACGACCAGTGCACCGACCTCGCCGCCGCCCTGACCTACTACGCCGTCCTGGCCCTGTTCCCCGCGGTGATCGCCCTGACGTCGCTGCTCGGGCTGCTCGGGCAGGGACGATCGACGATCCAGGCCCTGCTCGACGTCGTCGGGAGCGTCGCGCCAGCGTCCGTCGTCGACACGGTGCGGCCGACGATCGAGTCGTTCGCGGACGCGCCCGGCGCCGGGATCGCCCTCGTCGTCGGACTGCTCGGGGCCTTGTGGTCGGCGTCCGGGTACGTCAACGCGTTCGGGCGTGCCATGAACCGGGTCTATGAGATCCGCGAGGGCCGGCCGGTCTGGAAGCTGCGGCCGGTGATGCTGCTCGTGACCGTCGTGACGCTGGTCCTGGTGGCGCTGGTCGCGCTGGCCCTCGTGCTCACCGGCCCGGTGGCGCAGGCCGTCGGCGACGCTGTCGGCCTCGGCTCCACGGTCGTCATGGTCTGGGACGTCGCCAAGTGGCCGGTCGTCGTGCTGGTCGTGGTGCTCGTGGTCGCGATCCTGTACTACGCCACCCCGAACGTCCGCCAGCCCAGCTTCCGGTGGATCAGCGTCGGCGCCGCGTTCGCGATCGTCGTCTGGGCGCTCGCGTCGCTCGCGTTCGGCTTCTACGTCGCCACGTTCGCCAGCTACAGCTCCACGTACGGGTCCCTCGCGGGCGTCGTCGTGTTCCTGCTGTGGCTCTGGATCACGAACCTCGCCCTCCTGCTCGGTGCGGAGGTCGACGCCGAGCTCGAGCGTGGTCGTGAGCTGCAGGCGGGTCTCGCCGCCGAGCGCGAGATCCAGCTGCCGCCGCGCGACGAGCGCGGCATCGAGAAGGCGCAGGAGAAGGAGCGCGAGGACGAGCGGAGGGGCCGGGCGATCCGCGATGAGGCGGACGGACGGGACGACTGA
- a CDS encoding response regulator: MTSVLVVDDDFMVARLNARFVERTEGFEVVGVAANGEEAIALCAALDPDLVLLDVHLPDLGGLQVLARLREAGSRAGVIMVTAERDADTVRAAVAGGAMQYVVKPFEQHDLAERLHRVRNALLALGEGDADQATIDRAFGAARSPSRVAPLPKGLSRETAQLVEGLLEQDEEVSSSDAAERLGLSRVTARRYLEHFVTTGEAQVRLRYGGAGRPERRYRRP, from the coding sequence GTGACGTCGGTGCTCGTCGTCGACGACGACTTCATGGTCGCGCGGCTCAACGCCCGGTTCGTCGAGCGCACCGAGGGCTTCGAGGTCGTCGGCGTCGCCGCGAACGGCGAGGAGGCGATCGCGCTGTGCGCGGCGCTCGACCCCGACCTCGTCCTCCTCGACGTGCACCTGCCGGACCTCGGCGGGCTGCAGGTGCTCGCCCGGCTGCGCGAGGCGGGCAGCCGAGCGGGCGTGATCATGGTGACGGCCGAGCGCGACGCCGACACGGTGCGTGCCGCGGTGGCGGGCGGCGCGATGCAGTACGTCGTCAAGCCGTTCGAGCAGCACGACCTCGCGGAGCGTCTGCACCGCGTCCGCAACGCCCTCCTCGCCCTGGGCGAGGGCGACGCCGACCAGGCCACCATCGACCGTGCGTTCGGCGCGGCGCGCAGCCCGTCCAGGGTCGCTCCCCTGCCGAAGGGGCTCAGCCGGGAGACGGCGCAGCTCGTCGAGGGTCTGCTGGAGCAGGACGAGGAGGTCTCCTCGTCCGACGCCGCCGAGCGGCTCGGCCTCTCGCGCGTGACCGCGCGTCGCTACCTCGAGCACTTCGTGACCACGGGCGAGGCGCAGGTCCGGCTGCGCTACGGCGGCGCTGGACGCCCGGAGCGCCGCTACCGTCGCCCCTGA
- a CDS encoding sensor histidine kinase has translation MWSPRPGRRTLAGQFLLLQLAVVALVLVIVGVLSLQQATRGFEDDRGARLRSTAEYLANVAVVRSRLGSTDASRVLAPAIDRARSLSGADVVSVTDRTGRVVASSRPSLVGTEAPLGGSRVLEGRGWTGSVPTDRGRTLAGHAPVLADDGSFAGAVLAEQKYPTAWQRATNAAPDLALFLGVGAGLGILGSWTVSRIVRRRTRGLAAGDFAKLADHREALLHGIREGVLGVDPDGRVSMVNDAALELLGLEGPVLGRRVVDVAPEPDVAALLQDQGDASDVVLVTRDRVLVLNRRRAATRGEGVGTVVTMRDRTELVEVQQQLGSNLTITDALRAQTHEFANQLHTIGGLLELDEPEEARALVTHIVGSRAARQDDLADHVEDPATAALLLAKSSQADEAGVLLSLDPDCEIPPLGTGLAADVTTILGNLVDNAVDACRGTPGAEVRVTGRADDDALVLEVEDSGDGVPAELRSAVFVRGYSTKPDVLGGRGVGLALVRLLCERRGGSVTIDAARPSLFRVVLPWEST, from the coding sequence TTGTGGTCGCCGCGACCGGGCCGACGTACGTTGGCCGGTCAGTTCCTGCTGCTCCAGCTCGCCGTCGTCGCGCTCGTGCTGGTGATCGTCGGCGTGCTCTCGCTGCAGCAGGCCACCCGCGGGTTCGAGGACGACCGCGGGGCGCGGCTGCGCTCGACCGCGGAGTACCTCGCGAACGTCGCCGTCGTCCGCTCGCGTCTCGGCTCGACCGACGCGTCGCGCGTGCTCGCGCCGGCCATCGACCGGGCGCGGTCGCTGTCCGGCGCCGACGTCGTGTCGGTGACCGACCGCACGGGCCGGGTGGTCGCGTCGTCCAGGCCGTCGCTGGTGGGCACGGAGGCGCCGCTCGGGGGCAGCCGCGTGCTGGAGGGTCGGGGGTGGACCGGGTCGGTGCCGACCGACCGGGGGCGCACGCTCGCCGGGCACGCCCCTGTGCTGGCCGACGACGGGTCGTTCGCGGGTGCCGTGCTGGCGGAGCAGAAGTACCCGACGGCCTGGCAGCGCGCGACCAACGCCGCACCCGACCTCGCGCTCTTCCTTGGGGTGGGCGCGGGCCTCGGGATCCTCGGCTCCTGGACCGTGTCGCGCATCGTGCGCCGACGCACGCGTGGGCTCGCCGCCGGTGACTTCGCCAAGCTCGCCGACCACCGCGAGGCGCTCCTGCACGGCATCCGCGAGGGCGTCCTGGGCGTCGACCCCGACGGTCGGGTCAGCATGGTCAACGACGCGGCCCTCGAGCTGCTCGGCCTCGAGGGGCCGGTGCTGGGCCGCCGGGTCGTCGACGTCGCCCCCGAGCCCGACGTCGCCGCGCTCCTGCAGGACCAGGGCGACGCGAGCGACGTGGTGCTCGTGACGCGCGACCGCGTGCTGGTGCTGAACCGGCGCCGCGCCGCGACCCGGGGCGAGGGGGTCGGCACCGTCGTGACGATGCGCGACCGCACGGAGCTCGTCGAGGTGCAGCAGCAACTCGGCTCGAACCTGACCATCACCGACGCGCTGCGCGCGCAGACGCACGAGTTCGCCAACCAGCTGCACACCATCGGTGGTCTGCTGGAGCTCGACGAGCCGGAGGAGGCGCGCGCCCTCGTGACGCACATCGTGGGATCGCGCGCGGCACGGCAGGACGACCTCGCCGACCACGTGGAGGACCCGGCCACGGCGGCGCTGCTGCTCGCGAAGTCGAGCCAGGCCGACGAGGCGGGCGTGCTGCTCAGCCTCGACCCGGACTGCGAGATCCCCCCGCTCGGCACCGGTCTCGCGGCCGACGTGACGACGATCCTCGGCAACCTCGTCGACAACGCCGTCGACGCGTGCCGCGGCACGCCGGGCGCGGAGGTGCGGGTGACGGGGCGCGCCGACGACGACGCGCTCGTCCTGGAGGTCGAGGACAGCGGCGACGGCGTGCCCGCCGAGCTGCGGTCGGCGGTGTTCGTGCGCGGCTACTCCACCAAGCCCGACGTGCTGGGCGGCCGCGGCGTCGGCCTGGCGCTGGTGCGGCTCCTGTGCGAGCGACGTGGTGGGTCGGTGACGATCGACGCCGCGCGGCCTAGCCTGTTCCGCGTGGTGCTGCCCTGGGAGTCGACGTGA
- a CDS encoding Bug family tripartite tricarboxylate transporter substrate binding protein, translating into MADTGQRRSARRPRRTRTATVVALVLALAATLGACGVTRGGDDPDNRRLRMMIPNSPGGGYDLTGRAAAQVMEEDDLTGRFEITNVIGASGTVAMQRLLNERGADDLVMLMGLGVVGATYTNDSAARVSKATPIARLVEEQEGLLVPADSPFETVDDLVTAWKKDPRSVTVGGGSSPGGPDHLFPMQLAQTLGIDPKDVNYIAYDGGGPLTTALLGEKIQVGTSGLGEFQGQIDDGSLRVLAVSGDERLEGIDAPTLTESDIDLVFTNWRGLLAPPGIDDATREYLTGLVTEMHDTPEWREALKRNGWIDAFATGEEFGTFLTEQDERVDSTLKELGLS; encoded by the coding sequence ATGGCCGACACAGGTCAGCGACGATCCGCACGTCGCCCCCGCAGGACCCGGACGGCGACCGTCGTGGCGCTCGTCCTCGCACTCGCCGCGACGCTCGGCGCGTGCGGCGTGACGCGTGGCGGCGACGACCCCGACAACCGCCGTCTGCGCATGATGATCCCGAACAGCCCGGGCGGAGGCTACGACCTCACCGGTCGCGCCGCGGCACAGGTGATGGAGGAGGACGACCTCACGGGTCGCTTCGAGATCACGAACGTCATCGGCGCCAGCGGCACGGTCGCCATGCAGCGACTGCTGAACGAGCGCGGCGCCGACGACCTCGTCATGCTCATGGGCCTCGGCGTCGTCGGCGCGACGTACACCAACGACTCGGCGGCCCGCGTCTCGAAGGCGACGCCCATCGCGCGGCTCGTCGAGGAGCAGGAGGGGCTGCTCGTGCCCGCGGACTCCCCGTTCGAGACGGTCGACGACCTCGTCACCGCCTGGAAGAAGGACCCGCGCTCCGTCACCGTCGGCGGCGGCTCGTCGCCCGGCGGCCCCGACCACCTCTTCCCGATGCAGCTCGCGCAGACCCTCGGCATCGACCCGAAGGACGTCAACTACATCGCCTACGACGGCGGCGGCCCGCTCACCACGGCCCTGCTCGGCGAGAAGATCCAGGTCGGCACGTCGGGCCTCGGGGAGTTCCAGGGCCAGATCGACGACGGCTCGCTCCGCGTGCTGGCGGTCTCCGGCGACGAGCGTCTCGAGGGGATCGACGCCCCGACCCTCACCGAGTCCGACATCGACCTCGTCTTCACCAACTGGCGCGGTCTGCTCGCCCCGCCTGGCATCGACGACGCGACGCGCGAGTACCTGACTGGTTTGGTCACCGAGATGCACGACACGCCCGAGTGGCGCGAGGCGCTGAAGCGCAACGGATGGATCGACGCCTTCGCCACCGGCGAGGAGTTCGGGACCTTCCTGACCGAGCAGGACGAGCGCGTCGACTCGACGCTGAAGGAGCTGGGACTGTCATGA
- a CDS encoding tripartite tricarboxylate transporter TctB family protein yields MSTTTETTTGPDGPRVVDRAQYGLAAFLAVVGVVIVVDATGLRPGFADQPVQPSFLPYVVGTALLVLAATLAVATARGNVAEPEGGEDVDLTEPSDWFTVAKLAGVFLANVLLVDTLGWAITGALLFAGCAWALGSRTLLKDVAIGAALSLITWYGFYVGLGLPIPAGILDGVL; encoded by the coding sequence ATGAGCACCACCACCGAGACGACGACAGGTCCGGACGGACCTCGCGTCGTCGACCGCGCCCAGTACGGGCTCGCGGCCTTCCTGGCCGTCGTGGGCGTCGTCATCGTGGTCGACGCCACGGGTCTGCGGCCCGGCTTCGCCGACCAGCCCGTGCAGCCGTCGTTCCTGCCCTACGTCGTCGGCACCGCGCTGCTGGTGCTGGCCGCGACGCTCGCCGTCGCCACGGCGCGCGGCAACGTCGCGGAGCCGGAGGGCGGCGAGGACGTCGACCTCACCGAGCCCAGCGACTGGTTCACCGTCGCGAAGCTCGCCGGCGTGTTCCTGGCGAACGTGCTCCTCGTCGACACGCTCGGCTGGGCCATCACGGGCGCGCTGCTCTTCGCTGGCTGCGCCTGGGCGCTCGGCAGCCGCACGCTGCTCAAGGACGTCGCCATCGGCGCCGCCCTCTCCCTCATCACCTGGTACGGCTTCTACGTCGGCCTGGGTCTGCCGATCCCCGCGGGGATCCTGGACGGAGTGCTCTGA
- a CDS encoding tripartite tricarboxylate transporter permease has protein sequence MDLFLDGLMNALTPENLLYAVIGVLLGTAVGVLPGIGPAMTLALLFPITYTVPVDSALIMFAGIYYGGMYGGSTTSILLNTPGESSSVVTAIEGNQMAKRGRAAQALATAAIGSFVAGTIATALLVLFAPKVSSAVVQLGAPSYFAILLLALVAVSAVLGSSKMRGFIALFLGLAIALVGTSTGQARLTFGSPLLADGIDVVVVAVAIFAIGEALWVAAHLRRRPLQVIPVGRPWMDRKDWGRSWKPWLRGTAFGFPFGALPAGGAEVPTFLSYITERRLTKHPEEFGKGAIEGVAGPEAANNASAAGTMVPLLAIGLPTTATAAIMLNAIQSYGIQPGPQLFDNEPALVWTLLASLFVANTLLLVLNLPLAPIWAKLLRVPRPYLYAGILFFASLGAYSVSFEPFDLALLLVLGFLGVAMRRFGLPVLPLIVGVILGPSLENQLTQALALSGGQVSTLWSEPVAKVVYAVLVLALVAMAVAAVRGRAARRGASTVEK, from the coding sequence ATGGACCTGTTCCTCGACGGGCTGATGAACGCCCTCACGCCCGAGAACCTGCTGTACGCCGTCATCGGCGTGCTGCTCGGCACCGCCGTCGGCGTCCTGCCGGGCATCGGGCCGGCCATGACGCTGGCCCTGCTCTTCCCGATCACCTACACGGTCCCGGTCGACAGCGCCCTCATCATGTTCGCCGGCATCTACTACGGCGGCATGTACGGCGGGTCGACGACGTCGATCCTGCTCAACACGCCAGGGGAGTCCTCGTCGGTCGTCACCGCGATCGAGGGCAACCAGATGGCGAAGCGGGGCCGGGCCGCCCAGGCCCTCGCGACCGCCGCCATCGGGTCCTTCGTCGCCGGCACCATCGCCACCGCGCTCCTGGTGCTGTTCGCGCCCAAGGTCTCCTCGGCCGTGGTGCAGCTGGGCGCACCGTCGTACTTCGCGATCCTGCTGCTGGCGCTGGTCGCCGTCTCGGCCGTCCTCGGCAGCTCGAAGATGCGCGGCTTCATCGCCCTGTTCCTCGGCCTCGCCATTGCGCTGGTCGGCACGTCGACCGGGCAGGCGCGGCTCACGTTCGGCAGCCCGCTGCTGGCCGACGGCATCGACGTCGTCGTCGTGGCCGTCGCCATCTTCGCCATCGGCGAGGCCCTGTGGGTCGCGGCGCACCTGCGCCGCCGGCCGCTGCAGGTCATCCCCGTCGGCCGCCCCTGGATGGACCGCAAGGACTGGGGCCGCTCCTGGAAGCCGTGGCTGCGCGGCACCGCGTTCGGCTTCCCCTTCGGCGCGCTGCCCGCCGGTGGCGCCGAGGTGCCGACCTTCCTGTCCTACATCACCGAGCGCCGGCTCACGAAGCACCCCGAGGAGTTCGGCAAGGGCGCCATCGAGGGCGTGGCCGGACCGGAGGCCGCGAACAACGCGTCGGCCGCGGGCACGATGGTGCCGCTGCTGGCGATCGGCCTGCCCACCACGGCCACGGCCGCGATCATGCTCAACGCCATCCAGTCCTACGGCATCCAGCCCGGTCCCCAGCTCTTCGACAACGAGCCCGCGCTCGTGTGGACCCTGCTGGCCAGCCTGTTCGTCGCCAACACGCTGCTGCTGGTGCTGAACCTGCCGCTCGCGCCGATCTGGGCGAAGCTCCTGCGGGTACCGCGGCCCTACCTGTACGCGGGCATCCTGTTCTTCGCGTCCCTCGGCGCCTACAGCGTCAGCTTCGAGCCGTTCGACCTGGCCCTGCTGCTGGTGCTCGGCTTCCTCGGCGTCGCCATGCGCCGCTTCGGACTGCCGGTGCTGCCGCTGATCGTCGGCGTCATCCTCGGCCCGTCGCTGGAGAACCAGCTGACCCAGGCCCTGGCGCTGTCCGGCGGCCAGGTCTCCACGCTGTGGAGCGAGCCCGTCGCGAAGGTCGTGTACGCGGTGCTGGTCCTCGCGCTGGTCGCGATGGCCGTGGCCGCCGTGCGCGGCCGCGCCGCCCGTCGCGGCGCGTCGACCGTCGAGAAGTAG
- a CDS encoding universal stress protein, which yields MTAVVVAYSPDEYGEAALAAGAEEASRRSVPLVVVNATRGDAYVDPHFADADTVARLRERVGEVEVLQEVVPDVGAEVVRVAQERDAELVVVGVRHRSPVGKALMGSVSQRVLLDATCPVLAVKPRG from the coding sequence ATGACCGCAGTGGTCGTGGCCTACAGCCCGGACGAGTACGGCGAGGCGGCCCTGGCCGCCGGCGCCGAGGAGGCGAGCCGACGCTCGGTCCCGCTCGTCGTCGTCAACGCGACCCGGGGCGACGCCTACGTCGACCCGCACTTCGCCGACGCCGACACCGTCGCGCGGCTGCGCGAGCGCGTCGGTGAGGTCGAGGTGCTCCAGGAGGTCGTGCCCGACGTCGGCGCCGAGGTGGTGCGGGTCGCGCAGGAGCGCGACGCCGAGCTCGTCGTCGTCGGCGTGCGGCACCGCTCGCCGGTGGGCAAGGCGCTGATGGGCAGCGTGTCGCAGCGCGTGCTGCTCGACGCGACCTGCCCGGTGCTGGCGGTCAAGCCTCGCGGCTGA
- a CDS encoding DsbA family oxidoreductase: MTVDVQIWSDVACPWCYVGKRRFEKAVERFREEGGDVQVTYRSFELSPDTPVDFEGDEVDFLARHKGMAREQVVGMLAQMTQVASDEGLDYDFAALQHTNTVLAHRLLHHARAEGRQEEMKERLLAAYFVEGRHVGRVDDLADLAAEVGLDRDEVVAALSGDAYLEQVRADQEQAMALGIRGVPFFVLDDRLGVSGAQDPDTFLGALRRAAEEQPA; the protein is encoded by the coding sequence ATGACGGTGGACGTGCAGATCTGGTCGGACGTGGCGTGCCCCTGGTGCTACGTCGGGAAGCGGCGCTTCGAGAAGGCCGTGGAGCGGTTCCGGGAGGAGGGCGGCGACGTGCAGGTCACCTACCGCAGCTTCGAGCTCTCGCCGGACACCCCGGTCGACTTCGAGGGCGACGAGGTCGACTTCCTCGCCCGCCACAAGGGCATGGCGCGCGAGCAGGTGGTGGGCATGCTGGCGCAGATGACGCAGGTCGCGTCCGACGAGGGGCTCGACTACGACTTCGCGGCGCTGCAGCACACGAACACCGTGCTGGCGCACCGTCTGCTCCACCACGCGCGCGCCGAGGGTCGTCAGGAGGAGATGAAGGAGCGGCTGCTCGCCGCGTACTTCGTCGAGGGCCGGCACGTGGGTCGGGTCGACGACCTCGCCGATCTCGCCGCGGAGGTCGGGCTCGACCGCGACGAGGTCGTGGCAGCCCTGTCCGGCGACGCCTACCTGGAGCAGGTGCGCGCGGACCAGGAGCAGGCGATGGCGCTCGGCATCCGTGGCGTCCCGTTCTTCGTGCTCGACGACCGGCTCGGCGTCTCCGGCGCGCAGGACCCTGACACGTTCCTGGGCGCCCTGCGCCGCGCGGCCGAGGAGCAGCCCGCGTGA